One segment of Cetobacterium sp. NK01 DNA contains the following:
- a CDS encoding NRAMP family divalent metal transporter: MKNNMSSKSGGAVLGAAFLMAMSAVGPGFLTQASIFTEQFKTDFAFSILVSIVITLIVQLNISRIIGVSGLRGQDLANKIVPGLGYLIAILIVLGGFAFNIGNVGGAALGLNVLFGIDLTYSALLAGGVGALIFISKDAGKIIDKFTRVLGIVMILVISYVALESKPPISKAAYSALFPECYSDLSFSLLTLLGGTIGGYIIFAGGHKLLDANIKGKENLNNIDKSLLIGVSIASIIRIVLFLAVLGVVSAGATLNPENPPASAFMQGAGVVGYKIFGVVILASSLGTIVGAAYTSISFLKTLFPVVLHHEKEFIIGFILLSTLVMASIGKPVSLLLLAGALNGLILPITLGITLLASRKKEIVGDYKHSMILTIFGIAIVFIMGYEGVISLGSIASIL; the protein is encoded by the coding sequence ATGAAAAATAATATGAGTTCAAAGAGTGGTGGTGCTGTTTTAGGTGCCGCTTTTTTAATGGCGATGTCAGCAGTAGGACCGGGCTTTTTAACTCAAGCATCAATTTTTACAGAGCAATTTAAAACAGATTTTGCTTTTTCAATTTTAGTTTCAATAGTTATAACGTTAATAGTTCAGTTAAATATATCTAGAATTATTGGAGTTTCAGGGTTAAGAGGACAGGATTTAGCTAATAAGATTGTTCCAGGGCTAGGATATTTAATAGCTATATTAATTGTATTAGGAGGATTTGCTTTTAATATAGGTAATGTAGGAGGAGCTGCCTTAGGTTTAAATGTGTTATTTGGAATCGATCTTACATACTCAGCATTATTAGCTGGGGGAGTGGGGGCATTAATTTTTATTTCAAAAGATGCTGGAAAAATAATTGATAAATTTACTAGAGTACTTGGGATAGTTATGATTTTGGTAATATCTTATGTGGCTTTAGAAAGTAAACCACCAATATCAAAAGCAGCTTATAGTGCACTTTTTCCAGAGTGTTACAGTGATCTAAGTTTTTCTCTACTAACATTACTTGGAGGAACTATTGGAGGATATATAATTTTTGCAGGAGGACATAAACTTCTAGATGCAAATATAAAAGGAAAAGAAAATTTAAATAATATAGATAAAAGCTTATTAATAGGAGTTAGTATAGCCTCTATAATAAGGATAGTTTTATTTTTAGCTGTTTTAGGAGTAGTTTCAGCGGGAGCTACATTGAATCCAGAAAATCCACCTGCTTCAGCTTTTATGCAGGGAGCAGGAGTTGTAGGTTATAAAATATTTGGAGTTGTTATATTGGCTTCATCGTTAGGAACAATAGTAGGAGCAGCATATACCTCAATCTCATTTTTAAAAACTCTTTTTCCAGTTGTTTTACATCATGAAAAAGAATTTATAATAGGTTTTATACTTTTATCAACACTAGTTATGGCAAGCATAGGAAAGCCAGTATCTCTACTTCTTTTAGCTGGTGCATTAAATGGATTAATTTTACCAATAACTTTGGGGATTACGCTACTAGCTTCTAGAAAAAAAGAGATAGTAGGAGATTATAAGCATTCAATGATTTTAACGATCTTTGGTATAGCAATAGTTTTTATTATGGGGTACGAAGGTGTGATATCTTTAGGAAGCATAGCATCAATATTATAG
- a CDS encoding replication initiation protein: MDLKISNQNINIDKRTSKLENTIFLNILSKLENNIEENIILETNDFKKLSSQDIQVGLQGLMGKYISYSYTDSDNNSVFTTFPHISFFTQTKDIFYISVPPMIINAFKKNSVENFISLKTFFYFRKKSSHNFFNLVLKNSSENINLLLTIDELKEIFNVKDESYDRFFDFEKALLKPLVENINSYSNYTLIYNKIKKGESKNNKVTAIEFILKNNSIIEKSAETNYLIQLIKSNVKDYKKIWESINSSINEIGFIQCKRAILFLKENNLTLSDDELINYLKRKGENIEEILQLNNHTLIKEKISLYKDVTTFTKTIYNIMIGYNFYYSLNFKFLKDIKEFKEGDTFFYRDENYIVFGTYIENRGSFKIFQTQG, from the coding sequence ATGGATTTAAAAATTTCCAATCAAAATATAAATATAGATAAACGAACTTCAAAACTAGAAAATACTATATTTTTAAACATTTTAAGTAAACTAGAAAATAATATCGAAGAAAATATAATTCTAGAAACTAATGATTTTAAAAAATTATCCTCTCAAGATATTCAAGTAGGTCTTCAAGGATTAATGGGAAAATATATATCTTACTCCTATACTGATAGTGATAACAACAGTGTTTTTACCACTTTTCCACACATCAGTTTTTTCACTCAAACTAAAGATATCTTCTATATCTCTGTACCGCCTATGATTATCAATGCTTTTAAAAAGAATAGTGTTGAAAACTTTATATCTCTAAAAACTTTTTTCTATTTTAGAAAAAAATCTTCTCATAACTTTTTTAACTTAGTCTTAAAAAATAGTTCTGAAAATATAAACCTTCTTTTAACTATTGATGAATTAAAAGAGATTTTTAATGTAAAAGATGAGTCTTACGATCGTTTTTTTGATTTTGAAAAAGCTCTCTTAAAACCTTTAGTAGAAAATATAAACTCTTATTCAAATTACACTCTTATCTACAATAAAATAAAAAAAGGTGAATCTAAAAATAATAAAGTTACTGCTATTGAATTTATTTTAAAAAATAACTCTATTATTGAAAAAAGTGCTGAAACTAACTATTTAATTCAACTTATAAAAAGTAATGTTAAAGACTATAAAAAGATTTGGGAAAGTATCAATTCATCTATTAATGAGATTGGATTTATTCAGTGTAAAAGAGCTATTCTTTTCTTAAAAGAAAATAATCTTACTCTTTCAGATGATGAACTTATAAACTACTTAAAAAGAAAAGGTGAAAATATTGAAGAAATTTTACAATTAAATAATCACACACTTATTAAAGAGAAGATATCTCTATATAAAGATGTGACAACCTTTACTAAAACTATTTATAATATTATGATCGGTTATAACTTTTACTACTCTTTAAATTTTAAATTTTTAAAAGATATTAAGGAGTTTAAAGAAGGTGATACTTTCTTTTATAGAGATGAAAATTATATTGTCTTTGGAACTTATATTGAAAATCGTGGAAGCTTTAAAATTTTCCAAACTCAAGGATAA
- a CDS encoding fructose-specific PTS transporter subunit EIIC, whose amino-acid sequence MLEKKYIKLKLTGKTKDEILQELVEVLNNGGALENKDEFLKVVKAREATSSTGLEEGIAIPHGKTKAVRKPAVAFGRSEGVDFDSLDGEPSKLFFMIAAPEDATDSHIETLSKLTNKLLDDEVREKLENAQTEEEIIEILNEEKKAESKTTEKRDGYVIAVTACPVGIAHTYMAADSLVNKGKELGVEIKVETNGSVGVKNELTPEDIKRATGVIVAADKTIDMDRFAGKKVIQVPVKQAIRAPKELIEKTLNGEGEIYRATSKDSKEAPKKEKTGIYKHLMNGVSHMLPLVVCGGVLIALSIALSGIKAGSGADVTNPFFKSMLDLGVAAFGLMIPILSGYIAMSIADRPGLAPGLVGGALANTVGAGFLGGMVAGFAAGYIAKWVKSWNVPEGLKPIMPIFVIPLVSTSLVGVIMYFIGAPISGFMNLLTDVLKGMESGSVFLALILGCMISFDMGGPINKVAFLFGSAMITQGVPTVMGPIAVAICIPPIGMGIATMIAPKNYEVGEREAGKAAFAMGLIGITEGAIPFAAADPFRVIPSIMVGSGVGAVIAAIGKVADHAPHGGPIVLPVVDNKLMFVIAIVVGSLISAIMVNILKKFKKQ is encoded by the coding sequence ATGTTAGAAAAAAAGTATATAAAGCTAAAACTAACAGGGAAGACAAAAGATGAGATACTACAAGAACTTGTAGAAGTTTTAAATAATGGTGGGGCATTAGAGAATAAAGATGAGTTTTTAAAAGTAGTAAAAGCTAGAGAGGCAACATCTTCAACAGGTTTAGAAGAAGGAATTGCAATACCTCATGGAAAAACAAAAGCGGTTAGAAAACCTGCTGTAGCATTTGGAAGATCAGAAGGAGTAGATTTTGACTCTTTAGATGGAGAACCATCAAAACTATTTTTTATGATTGCAGCTCCAGAAGATGCAACAGATTCTCATATAGAGACATTATCTAAACTTACTAATAAACTATTAGATGATGAAGTAAGAGAAAAATTAGAGAATGCTCAAACTGAAGAAGAGATAATTGAGATATTAAATGAAGAGAAGAAAGCAGAAAGCAAAACAACTGAAAAAAGAGATGGATATGTAATAGCAGTAACAGCTTGTCCAGTTGGTATTGCTCATACATATATGGCAGCTGACTCTTTAGTAAATAAAGGAAAAGAGTTAGGAGTGGAGATAAAAGTTGAAACAAATGGAAGTGTAGGGGTTAAAAATGAACTTACACCAGAGGATATAAAAAGAGCTACTGGAGTAATAGTTGCAGCTGATAAAACAATAGATATGGATAGATTTGCAGGAAAAAAAGTTATACAAGTTCCAGTAAAGCAAGCTATTAGAGCTCCGAAAGAGTTAATAGAAAAAACATTAAATGGAGAGGGAGAAATCTATAGAGCAACTTCAAAAGATTCAAAAGAAGCTCCTAAAAAAGAGAAAACAGGTATTTATAAACATTTAATGAATGGTGTTTCACATATGTTACCTTTAGTTGTATGTGGAGGAGTTTTAATTGCACTATCTATAGCACTTTCAGGAATTAAAGCTGGATCAGGAGCAGATGTAACAAACCCATTCTTTAAATCTATGTTAGATTTAGGAGTTGCAGCATTTGGACTTATGATTCCAATTCTTTCAGGATATATAGCTATGAGTATAGCTGATAGACCAGGACTTGCTCCAGGACTTGTTGGTGGTGCTTTAGCAAATACAGTTGGAGCAGGATTCTTAGGTGGTATGGTTGCCGGTTTTGCTGCAGGATATATAGCTAAGTGGGTAAAATCTTGGAATGTACCTGAGGGATTAAAACCTATTATGCCAATATTTGTAATACCATTAGTATCAACATCTTTAGTTGGAGTTATAATGTATTTCATAGGAGCACCTATTAGTGGATTTATGAATCTTTTAACAGATGTACTAAAAGGAATGGAATCTGGATCAGTATTTTTAGCACTTATTTTAGGATGTATGATATCATTTGATATGGGTGGACCAATAAATAAAGTTGCATTCCTATTTGGATCAGCAATGATAACTCAAGGAGTTCCAACAGTAATGGGACCAATAGCAGTTGCAATATGTATTCCACCAATTGGAATGGGAATAGCAACTATGATAGCACCTAAAAATTATGAAGTAGGAGAAAGAGAAGCAGGAAAAGCTGCTTTTGCAATGGGACTTATAGGAATTACTGAAGGAGCTATACCTTTCGCAGCGGCAGATCCATTTAGAGTTATTCCATCTATAATGGTTGGAAGTGGAGTTGGAGCTGTTATAGCAGCAATAGGAAAAGTTGCAGATCATGCTCCTCATGGGGGACCAATTGTTCTACCAGTTGTAGATAATAAGTTGATGTTTGTTATTGCAATTGTAGTTGGTTCTTTAATAAGTGCAATAATGGTTAATATTCTTAAAAAATTTAAAAAGCAATAG
- a CDS encoding PTS fructose transporter subunit IIC produces the protein MRKRVLKSVVQVIPVFIIGGILSVISLYTDNQFLKDLSGYSFLMAPPLLAGYIAKEISGSVGFIPGLILGYLSGVIGLGMFGGILVGVILGYFINALKKIEISIEMSSIMYIVVIPILSTLVVGLGLYYIFQGPMKFVLDELGVYLNSLDDKNNVFLNFVLGGLIGVDLGGPINKVAYVYAVNTLEYGRGDIMGPIAVAISTPPLALGLSQFILKKRFSKTEREAGVISILLGFLGITEGALLFLTRDIAVLPTTVIGAAIGAGAASILEVKSVVPHGGIIILPLIENKLGFLIALSIGVTSTIFMLYFLKKGESNG, from the coding sequence ATGAGGAAAAGAGTTTTAAAAAGTGTTGTTCAAGTTATTCCTGTGTTTATAATTGGAGGGATTTTATCAGTAATATCATTATATACAGATAATCAATTTTTAAAAGATCTAAGTGGATATAGTTTTTTAATGGCACCACCACTTTTAGCAGGGTATATAGCTAAGGAGATTTCAGGAAGTGTTGGTTTTATTCCAGGATTAATTTTGGGGTATCTATCTGGAGTTATTGGACTTGGAATGTTTGGAGGGATATTAGTTGGAGTAATTCTGGGGTATTTTATAAATGCCTTAAAAAAAATAGAGATATCTATAGAGATGTCTTCAATAATGTATATAGTTGTAATACCGATACTATCAACTTTAGTTGTAGGTTTAGGACTTTATTATATTTTTCAAGGACCAATGAAATTTGTATTAGATGAACTAGGAGTATATTTAAATAGTTTAGATGATAAAAATAATGTTTTTTTAAATTTTGTTTTAGGAGGACTTATAGGAGTAGATTTAGGAGGACCAATAAATAAAGTGGCATATGTTTATGCTGTAAATACTTTAGAGTATGGAAGAGGAGATATAATGGGACCAATAGCAGTGGCTATATCAACGCCACCTTTAGCTTTGGGTTTATCTCAGTTTATATTGAAGAAAAGATTTTCAAAGACTGAAAGAGAAGCTGGAGTAATCTCAATATTGTTAGGTTTTTTAGGAATTACAGAGGGAGCACTTCTGTTTTTAACAAGAGATATAGCAGTTTTACCAACAACAGTTATAGGCGCAGCAATAGGTGCTGGTGCAGCATCAATATTAGAAGTAAAATCAGTTGTGCCTCATGGGGGAATTATAATACTTCCCTTAATAGAAAATAAACTTGGTTTTTTAATTGCACTTTCTATTGGGGTTACTTCGACAATATTTATGTTATATTTTTTAAAAAAAGGGGAAAGCAATGGATAG
- a CDS encoding GNAT family N-acetyltransferase, with amino-acid sequence MDRNVENIHLLMIKEDLNFNEKKLPEGYKFVMYKPEMMDRWVDIQVASGHILDRSEGEEYFKEIFLKKEDLLEEVMVFIEDENGELVGTGAIWEGKHFLEDKNKQMRLHWIAVDPKHGGKGLAKALVSKLLSIFKDKKMGEGLYLSTQTCSYVAIKIYLDFGFKPYDFEKNRKGWNIVFEKINVQ; translated from the coding sequence ATGGATAGAAACGTAGAAAATATACATCTTCTTATGATAAAAGAGGATTTAAACTTTAATGAGAAAAAACTTCCAGAAGGATATAAATTTGTTATGTATAAACCTGAAATGATGGATAGATGGGTAGATATTCAAGTAGCATCAGGGCATATTTTAGATAGAAGTGAAGGAGAGGAATACTTTAAAGAGATATTTTTAAAAAAAGAAGATCTATTAGAAGAAGTTATGGTTTTTATAGAGGATGAAAATGGAGAGTTAGTTGGAACAGGAGCTATTTGGGAAGGGAAACATTTTCTAGAGGATAAAAACAAACAGATGCGTTTGCACTGGATAGCAGTGGATCCAAAACACGGAGGAAAAGGTTTAGCAAAAGCTTTAGTATCAAAATTATTATCAATATTTAAAGATAAAAAAATGGGAGAGGGATTATACCTCTCCACACAAACATGTAGCTATGTAGCTATAAAAATATATTTAGACTTTGGATTTAAACCTTACGATTTTGAAAAAAATAGAAAAGGTTGGAATATAGTTTTTGAAAAAATTAATGTTCAATAA
- a CDS encoding HD domain-containing phosphohydrolase: protein MFKSFFLFFLIFLNAFSLDLTKSEKSWIKENKNKVFLVDSYNPNHVYLYKKDSGELAGVYIEFFEKLEQETGLKFKIQASGKNKMKNLLTNGEGDILFNVAKTAQREKNYFFIPTYNTYNVGLFSKKGTSLNLNNINKYKIGHIEGTSDSILIQEFYPNFKNLTSVDDNGNFGFSALENNEVDAIVGKSSNDIFKHYNFTPLNDIPSSQLWMVVNKKYPILRDIIEKFRLDFSEQDVVKSLKKERLIFYKQLLKDDPVIGRLKKNYKNFKVLIPGNGDIVPLFYSSKNGYKGYVVDRLNELSYLTDIPIYYTNNPKGNYDIKAIDTKIFDSSEKYFIPYYASQLAAFSLKNNNFVDSYSDIKNKKIGLVSYETLKINDIKNLTTSNSFRFFEDTKSALTSLLNKDIDYLYGDFKIISMAISNEYLESDIKVAGFFNKITPVGFGIKSDSDLANFIDKLFPSHLSESKILYSELVVPRKLSPNYKYFLILFLISTSIISILFYFLRKAIIATKKERLITRALVESFEAANELNDEDTGNHILRVNLYSKLLAEKLKCNKKFIEEIGEYASLHDIGKIGVSDSILKKPGKLSPHEFEEMKKHVLLGKKLIDKMQLGTVAQNVALYHHEKWNGKGYYYGLKESEIPLEARIVALADVYDALRQKRVYKHGFSHEETVEIIKKERGQHFDPTLVDIFLDYHNEFDKIFIEH from the coding sequence TTGTTTAAATCTTTTTTTCTTTTTTTTCTCATATTTTTAAATGCATTTTCACTTGATTTAACTAAATCTGAAAAATCTTGGATTAAAGAAAATAAAAATAAAGTTTTTTTAGTTGATAGCTATAATCCAAATCATGTTTATTTATATAAAAAAGACTCTGGTGAACTAGCAGGAGTTTATATAGAATTTTTTGAAAAATTAGAACAAGAAACAGGTTTAAAATTCAAAATTCAAGCTTCTGGAAAAAATAAAATGAAAAATTTACTTACCAATGGGGAAGGAGATATTCTTTTTAATGTGGCTAAAACTGCACAAAGAGAAAAAAACTATTTTTTTATTCCAACTTATAATACCTACAATGTTGGATTATTCAGTAAAAAAGGAACTTCTCTTAATTTAAATAATATTAACAAATATAAAATTGGCCATATTGAAGGAACTTCTGATTCTATATTAATTCAAGAGTTTTATCCTAATTTTAAAAATCTCACTTCTGTTGATGACAATGGAAATTTTGGATTTTCTGCCCTAGAAAATAATGAAGTAGATGCTATTGTAGGAAAAAGCAGTAATGATATTTTTAAACATTACAACTTTACTCCTTTAAATGATATCCCATCCTCTCAACTTTGGATGGTTGTTAACAAAAAATACCCAATTTTAAGAGATATTATTGAAAAATTTAGATTGGACTTTTCTGAGCAAGATGTTGTTAAGTCACTAAAAAAAGAACGACTAATTTTTTATAAACAACTTTTAAAAGATGATCCTGTCATTGGAAGATTGAAAAAAAATTATAAAAATTTTAAGGTTTTAATACCTGGTAATGGAGATATCGTACCTTTATTTTATTCTTCAAAAAATGGATATAAAGGCTATGTTGTTGATCGTCTTAACGAACTTTCATACCTAACAGATATTCCCATTTATTACACAAATAATCCTAAGGGAAACTATGATATTAAGGCTATTGATACTAAAATATTCGATTCTTCTGAGAAATATTTTATTCCATACTATGCCTCACAATTAGCTGCTTTTTCTCTTAAAAATAATAATTTTGTAGATTCATATTCAGATATTAAAAATAAAAAAATTGGTCTTGTTTCTTATGAAACACTTAAGATTAATGATATAAAAAATCTTACTACCTCTAACAGCTTTAGATTTTTTGAAGATACAAAATCAGCACTAACCTCTCTATTAAATAAAGATATCGATTATCTTTATGGAGACTTTAAAATTATTTCTATGGCTATTTCTAATGAATATTTAGAAAGTGATATTAAAGTAGCTGGTTTTTTTAATAAAATTACTCCTGTTGGATTTGGAATAAAAAGTGATTCTGATTTAGCTAATTTTATTGATAAACTTTTTCCAAGTCATCTATCTGAAAGCAAAATACTTTATAGTGAACTTGTTGTTCCTAGAAAATTGTCTCCTAATTATAAATATTTTTTAATTTTATTTTTGATATCCACATCAATTATTTCAATTTTATTTTATTTTCTTAGAAAAGCTATTATTGCTACTAAAAAAGAGAGACTTATTACCCGAGCTTTAGTTGAAAGTTTTGAAGCCGCCAATGAATTAAACGATGAAGATACTGGAAACCATATCTTAAGAGTTAACCTTTATTCTAAACTTTTAGCTGAAAAATTAAAATGTAACAAAAAATTTATTGAAGAAATTGGAGAATATGCTTCTTTACATGATATTGGAAAAATTGGTGTTTCTGATTCTATATTAAAAAAACCTGGAAAATTATCTCCACATGAATTTGAAGAGATGAAAAAACATGTTCTTTTAGGTAAAAAACTTATTGATAAAATGCAATTAGGAACTGTTGCTCAAAATGTTGCACTTTACCATCATGAAAAATGGAATGGAAAAGGATACTATTACGGATTAAAAGAGAGCGAAATCCCATTAGAAGCTAGAATTGTTGCCTTAGCTGATGTTTATGATGCTCTTAGACAAAAAAGAGTTTATAAACATGGATTTTCTCATGAGGAAACTGTTGAAATAATAAAAAAAGAGCGCGGTCAACATTTCGATCCCACTCTTGTAGATATATTTTTAGATTATCATAATGAATTTGATAAAATTTTTATTGAACATTAA
- a CDS encoding DUF916 domain-containing protein: MKLRNLFYGIAYLSLFTKIMAFNIGIAPTGFYTSLDKNQTHEIMVTNNTPESVRVEINAEPAQGWEKYDMKDMMKIYPRSITVKPNGSRSVRFAVRGDKDLPDGEYKTKLVFKEVGSKPQEIKQKIQGENGEDIDVKFEMLTELHLAAYGLKGERKVQGQLTNSQIKSDSSGNKHLVANFNLKGNSGFAVVGNFEYLDASKKVLGKEEIKLGITSREQNTKIETSLGNIPKGAKFVRIDFKDKSGLKLGSKELPL, translated from the coding sequence ATGAAACTAAGAAATTTATTTTACGGAATTGCATATTTATCATTATTTACAAAAATAATGGCATTTAATATAGGAATAGCTCCAACAGGATTTTATACATCTTTAGATAAAAATCAGACTCATGAGATTATGGTTACTAATAATACTCCAGAATCAGTAAGAGTAGAAATTAATGCTGAGCCTGCTCAAGGTTGGGAAAAATATGATATGAAAGATATGATGAAGATATATCCTAGAAGTATAACAGTTAAACCAAATGGAAGTCGAAGTGTAAGATTTGCTGTAAGAGGAGATAAGGATTTACCAGATGGAGAATATAAAACAAAGTTAGTTTTTAAAGAGGTAGGATCAAAACCACAAGAAATAAAGCAAAAAATTCAAGGGGAAAATGGCGAAGATATAGATGTGAAGTTTGAAATGTTAACTGAGCTACATTTAGCAGCTTATGGTTTAAAGGGAGAAAGAAAGGTTCAAGGTCAACTTACAAATAGTCAAATAAAAAGCGATTCTAGCGGAAATAAACATTTAGTAGCGAACTTTAACTTAAAAGGTAACAGCGGGTTTGCAGTAGTTGGGAATTTTGAATATCTTGATGCAAGTAAAAAAGTATTGGGAAAAGAGGAAATAAAGTTAGGAATAACTTCAAGAGAGCAAAATACAAAAATAGAAACATCTTTAGGAAATATTCCAAAAGGAGCTAAGTTTGTTAGAATTGATTTTAAAGATAAAAGTGGATTAAAGCTAGGTAGTAAAGAACTACCACTATAA
- a CDS encoding TlpA disulfide reductase family protein — MKKIVKIIVMMLAVFSIVFSNERDPREEELTYLIGEKVDNFEVTSLDGTKTISLDDLKGKKVFLNFTTTWCPDCIKEKEILGPEYAEKYKDSNVEFIIVFGPYKSDNKEKVEEYMKKNGYTFTAYYDTEGKELYNQFGVVNIPTTFFINEEGVLEDVNVESGYKEMKYFK; from the coding sequence ATGAAAAAAATAGTTAAAATAATAGTTATGATGTTAGCGGTTTTTAGTATAGTATTTTCCAATGAAAGAGATCCAAGAGAAGAGGAATTAACATATTTAATAGGTGAAAAAGTTGATAACTTTGAGGTAACATCTTTAGATGGAACAAAAACTATAAGTTTAGATGATTTAAAAGGAAAGAAAGTATTTTTAAATTTTACAACAACATGGTGTCCAGATTGTATAAAAGAAAAGGAGATATTAGGTCCTGAATATGCAGAGAAGTATAAGGATAGTAATGTTGAATTTATAATTGTATTTGGTCCATACAAAAGCGATAACAAAGAAAAAGTAGAAGAGTATATGAAGAAAAATGGATATACATTTACAGCATACTATGATACAGAGGGAAAAGAGCTTTATAATCAATTTGGTGTAGTAAATATTCCAACAACATTTTTTATAAATGAAGAGGGAGTTTTAGAAGATGTAAATGTAGAATCAGGATATAAAGAGATGAAATATTTCAAATAG
- a CDS encoding HTH domain-containing protein, producing MVINERCINILSVLNETNEFTLKKLSENFNVHTRTIRYDIDNINYILKMYKLNTIKKCEKGVFTVNLKNNEINKIINDFSGMFSENRRRYLKLKLFSKYIVNLTKEADYLNTSRTTLKKDLIVIKEEFLKKSLEIKELPSKGIKIVGNEEIISEVLEKEIFETMEKQFINLPNLIKNIVGKIVGDIAPDVLRNRVKEVLGENYSRNSYNKVFCKLAAVNTRHKLDKNIKKYNTDEITEFILCELGEEFIKKVVGENNDKNNKKDKIIEIKSILKDVIAELKLEDEEDLLNSLLLEINDVRERLPIPEKICETNFYKEFCEKIKHTELIKKDTQSVFYILYNNLLLKNYKSFQEMKILFVSDEIDSVKNIILGKLKNMFNFQEVDKVSSHIFEIFGCEKDYDLIITSGNINDILDTPVYRINRFPLESNLLDLKFFILKNIK from the coding sequence ATGGTTATAAATGAAAGATGCATAAATATATTATCTGTTTTAAATGAAACAAATGAATTTACTTTAAAAAAACTTTCAGAGAATTTTAATGTCCACACAAGAACAATAAGATATGATATAGATAATATAAATTATATTTTAAAAATGTATAAACTAAATACAATAAAAAAATGTGAAAAAGGTGTTTTTACTGTAAATTTAAAAAATAATGAGATAAATAAAATAATCAATGATTTTAGTGGAATGTTTTCTGAAAATAGAAGAAGATATTTGAAGCTTAAACTTTTTTCAAAATATATAGTGAATCTAACAAAAGAAGCAGATTATTTAAATACATCTAGAACAACACTAAAAAAGGATTTAATAGTAATAAAAGAAGAGTTTTTAAAAAAATCTTTAGAGATAAAAGAACTTCCATCAAAAGGGATAAAGATTGTAGGAAATGAAGAGATTATATCAGAAGTTTTAGAAAAAGAGATATTTGAAACAATGGAAAAACAGTTTATAAATCTTCCAAACTTAATAAAAAATATTGTTGGAAAAATAGTTGGAGATATAGCACCAGATGTTTTAAGAAATAGAGTTAAAGAGGTTCTTGGAGAGAACTATAGTAGAAACTCTTATAATAAAGTGTTTTGTAAATTAGCAGCTGTAAATACAAGACATAAATTAGATAAAAACATAAAAAAGTATAATACAGATGAGATTACTGAATTTATTCTTTGTGAATTAGGAGAAGAGTTTATAAAAAAAGTAGTTGGAGAAAATAACGATAAAAATAATAAAAAAGATAAAATAATAGAGATAAAAAGCATATTAAAAGATGTAATTGCAGAGTTAAAATTAGAAGATGAAGAAGATCTTCTAAATAGTCTTCTTTTAGAAATCAACGATGTTAGAGAGAGACTTCCAATTCCAGAAAAAATATGTGAAACTAATTTTTATAAAGAGTTTTGTGAAAAGATAAAACATACAGAACTTATAAAAAAGGATACACAGAGCGTATTTTATATTCTATATAATAATTTATTATTAAAAAATTATAAATCTTTTCAAGAAATGAAAATTTTATTTGTTTCAGATGAGATTGATAGTGTAAAAAATATTATATTAGGAAAATTAAAAAACATGTTTAATTTTCAAGAGGTAGATAAAGTATCCTCTCATATATTTGAGATATTTGGATGTGAGAAAGACTATGATTTAATAATAACAAGTGGAAATATAAATGATATACTTGATACACCAGTATATAGAATAAATAGATTTCCATTAGAATCAAATCTTTTAGATTTAAAATTTTTTATTTTAAAAAATATAAAGTAA